The following proteins come from a genomic window of Proteiniphilum propionicum:
- a CDS encoding DoxX family membrane protein: MQSIHYSKLQLYSLFVLRILIGWYFLYEGLAKVFTPNWSAYGYMMDSQGVFAPVFMYIAGNNILLSVANFINIWGLTLIGLLLILGLFSNIGYYGAVFFLTLYYLSHPPLLNAEYILPAGGSYLWIEKNLIIISAVVVLMLFPTSKIIGFDSLLFRRKK, encoded by the coding sequence ATGCAATCAATACATTATAGCAAATTACAATTATACTCACTGTTTGTGCTGCGTATTTTAATAGGTTGGTATTTTTTGTATGAGGGACTGGCAAAGGTATTCACTCCAAACTGGTCTGCATATGGCTATATGATGGACTCGCAAGGGGTTTTTGCACCTGTTTTTATGTATATTGCCGGAAATAACATATTACTGTCTGTCGCAAATTTTATAAATATATGGGGATTAACTCTTATTGGCTTACTGTTGATATTGGGCCTTTTTTCAAATATTGGATATTACGGTGCTGTTTTTTTTCTGACTCTGTACTATCTTTCACATCCTCCATTATTAAATGCAGAATATATATTGCCTGCTGGAGGATCTTATTTGTGGATAGAAAAAAATCTTATTATAATATCTGCAGTAGTGGTACTGATGCTTTTTCCAACATCAAAAATAATTGGTTTTGACAGTTTGTTGTTTCGCCGGAAAAAGTGA
- the carB gene encoding carbamoyl-phosphate synthase (glutamine-hydrolyzing) large subunit, whose protein sequence is MDKSIKKVILLGSGALKIGQAGEFDYSGSQALKAMREEGIETVLINPNIATIQTSEGVADTVYFLPITPYFVEKVICKEQPDGILLAFGGQTALNCGTELYLNGTLEKYGVRVLGTSVDAIMITEDRDLFVKKLNEIEAKTPHSHAVESIDDALLAAREIGFPIMVRSAYALGGQGSGICENEEEFIELCKSALSFSDQILVEESLKGWKEIEFEVIRDKKGHCFTVVPMENFDPLGIHTGESIVVAPIITLAKKQVALLEDVARRVVKHIGIVGECNIQYAFNAETNDYRIIEINARLSRSSALASKASGYPLAFVATKLALGYSLDQIGEMGTPNSAYVAPEVDYMIVKIPRWDLNKFYGVSHEIGSSMKSVGEIMSIGKSFEEIIQKGLRMIGQGMHGFVGNREMTFDDVEEALYKPTDMRIFAIADALDKGYSVEKIEELTKIDRWFLEKLENIYNYSKVLSAYNKIEELPENVLREAKRLGFSDFQIARFVEDPQGTLENDLIRVRNHRKKLQVVPSVQRINTVASEHPDKTNYLYFTYGRGDSRHTVKEDKEAVIVLGSGAYRIGSSVEFDWCSVNAVQTARDLGYASVMINYNPETVSTDYDMCDRLYFDELTFERVMDVIDIEHPKGVIVSVGGQIPNNLAMKLHRQNVPVLGTSPLSIDRAENRHKFSAMLDELRIDQPRWKEMSSFEEIDLFIDEVGFPVLIRPSYVLSGAAMNVCYDKEQMHTFLKMASNVSKEYPVVVSCFMQNAKEIEFDAVAREGEVVEYAISEHVEFAGVHSGDATLVFPAQKIYFETMRRVKKISKQIARELNISGPFNIQYLAKNNDIKVIECNLRASRSFPFVSKVLKHNFIETATRIMLDAPYTKPDSSVFDLEYIGVKASQFSFSRLQNADPVLGVDMASTGEVGCIGDDFSEAILKSMLSVGYRIPKKGILISSGEMKSKVDLLEACKLLGERGYDLYASHGTQKFLEDNGIMATDVNWPDEDGDNNIKKMISEKQFDLIINIPKNVTRRELTNGYIIRRAAVDYNIPLITNARLASAFITAFCKKDLEDIEIKSWDEY, encoded by the coding sequence ATGGATAAATCAATCAAGAAAGTTATTTTACTGGGTTCCGGTGCCCTGAAGATCGGACAGGCAGGGGAGTTCGATTACTCCGGCTCGCAGGCATTGAAAGCAATGCGTGAAGAGGGAATAGAAACAGTGTTGATCAACCCCAATATCGCAACCATACAAACCTCTGAAGGAGTAGCCGATACAGTTTACTTCCTGCCCATTACGCCCTATTTTGTGGAGAAAGTAATTTGCAAGGAACAGCCAGATGGCATACTACTGGCTTTTGGCGGACAGACAGCGCTGAACTGCGGAACGGAATTGTACCTGAACGGTACGCTTGAAAAATATGGGGTTCGCGTGCTGGGCACTTCGGTCGATGCTATTATGATTACTGAGGATCGTGATCTCTTTGTGAAAAAGTTGAATGAGATTGAAGCAAAGACTCCCCACTCACATGCTGTGGAGAGTATTGACGATGCACTGCTAGCTGCCCGTGAAATTGGTTTTCCCATTATGGTTCGATCGGCTTACGCCTTGGGAGGGCAAGGGTCAGGTATTTGCGAAAACGAAGAGGAGTTTATCGAACTTTGCAAAAGTGCCCTCTCTTTTTCAGATCAGATACTTGTGGAAGAGAGCCTCAAAGGTTGGAAAGAGATTGAGTTTGAGGTTATACGTGACAAGAAAGGCCACTGTTTTACCGTTGTGCCTATGGAGAATTTTGATCCGCTGGGTATCCACACCGGCGAAAGTATTGTGGTGGCCCCCATCATCACCCTTGCCAAAAAACAGGTAGCCTTGCTTGAGGATGTTGCCCGGAGGGTAGTTAAACATATTGGGATTGTGGGTGAGTGCAACATACAGTATGCATTTAATGCCGAAACAAACGACTATCGAATAATAGAGATCAATGCTCGCCTGAGCCGTTCGTCTGCTCTAGCCTCCAAAGCATCGGGGTATCCTCTGGCTTTTGTGGCTACCAAGCTGGCCTTGGGCTATTCACTGGACCAGATAGGTGAAATGGGAACGCCAAATTCTGCTTACGTGGCACCCGAGGTAGATTATATGATTGTGAAGATACCTCGTTGGGACCTTAATAAGTTCTATGGTGTGAGTCACGAGATTGGTTCTTCCATGAAGTCGGTTGGAGAGATAATGTCTATTGGCAAATCGTTTGAAGAAATTATCCAGAAAGGGCTACGAATGATCGGGCAGGGAATGCACGGTTTTGTGGGAAACAGGGAGATGACTTTCGATGATGTGGAAGAGGCACTATACAAACCTACCGATATGCGTATCTTCGCCATCGCTGATGCGTTGGATAAAGGGTATAGTGTAGAAAAAATTGAGGAACTGACAAAGATAGATCGCTGGTTCCTGGAGAAGCTGGAGAATATATACAACTATTCAAAGGTACTCTCTGCATACAATAAGATAGAAGAGCTACCGGAAAATGTACTTAGAGAGGCAAAACGTCTTGGCTTTTCCGATTTCCAGATTGCCCGTTTTGTGGAAGATCCTCAGGGAACCCTCGAAAATGATTTAATCAGGGTGCGCAATCACAGGAAAAAATTGCAGGTTGTACCATCTGTGCAACGAATCAATACCGTTGCTTCGGAGCATCCAGACAAAACAAATTATCTCTACTTCACCTATGGTAGAGGTGATAGTCGCCACACGGTGAAAGAGGATAAGGAGGCTGTTATAGTTCTGGGATCAGGTGCGTATAGAATTGGTTCGTCAGTGGAATTCGACTGGTGTTCGGTCAACGCCGTGCAAACAGCCCGTGATCTGGGTTATGCATCGGTGATGATAAACTACAATCCTGAAACGGTATCAACCGATTATGATATGTGCGACAGGCTCTATTTCGATGAGCTTACGTTTGAACGTGTTATGGATGTTATAGATATTGAGCATCCTAAAGGGGTGATTGTCTCTGTAGGGGGGCAGATTCCTAACAACTTAGCTATGAAGCTGCACAGGCAAAACGTACCTGTCCTGGGTACTTCACCACTCTCCATAGACCGGGCAGAAAATCGCCATAAGTTCTCTGCTATGCTCGATGAGCTGCGTATTGATCAGCCGCGATGGAAAGAGATGAGCAGCTTTGAAGAGATTGATTTATTTATTGATGAGGTGGGTTTCCCGGTGCTTATCCGTCCCTCTTACGTGCTCTCAGGCGCTGCAATGAATGTGTGTTATGACAAGGAGCAGATGCACACCTTCTTGAAGATGGCTTCAAACGTATCGAAAGAATATCCCGTAGTTGTCTCCTGCTTTATGCAAAATGCCAAGGAGATTGAGTTTGATGCTGTGGCCAGAGAGGGTGAGGTGGTTGAATATGCTATCTCTGAACATGTGGAGTTTGCAGGTGTTCACTCAGGCGATGCCACTCTTGTTTTTCCTGCTCAAAAAATCTATTTTGAGACCATGCGACGCGTTAAGAAGATATCGAAGCAGATTGCCAGAGAGCTTAATATCAGTGGCCCTTTTAATATTCAGTATCTCGCCAAAAATAACGATATAAAAGTAATAGAGTGCAATCTGAGAGCATCGCGTTCATTCCCGTTTGTATCTAAGGTCCTTAAACACAATTTTATAGAGACAGCAACCCGCATCATGCTGGATGCTCCCTATACCAAACCCGACAGCTCGGTGTTTGATCTGGAATATATTGGAGTTAAAGCATCGCAGTTCTCATTCTCTCGCCTGCAGAATGCCGATCCGGTGCTTGGTGTGGATATGGCTTCCACCGGTGAAGTAGGCTGTATAGGAGATGATTTTTCAGAGGCAATCCTTAAGTCGATGCTCTCTGTTGGGTACAGAATACCTAAAAAGGGAATTCTTATCTCTTCGGGTGAGATGAAGTCTAAAGTTGATCTGCTTGAGGCATGCAAGCTGCTTGGAGAGCGAGGGTATGATCTCTATGCCAGCCACGGTACGCAGAAGTTTCTGGAAGATAACGGCATTATGGCGACCGATGTCAACTGGCCTGATGAAGATGGTGATAATAACATCAAGAAAATGATTTCAGAAAAACAATTCGACTTGATTATTAATATTCCCAAAAACGTAACTCGCAGGGAGCTGACAAACGGTTACATTATTCGCCGTGCTGCAGTGGATTACAATATTCCTCTCATTACTAACGCCAGGCTTGCTAGCGCTTTTATCACCGCTTTCTGCAAGAAGGATCTTGAAGATATTGAGATAAAGAGCTGGGATGAGTATTGA
- a CDS encoding Gfo/Idh/MocA family protein: MDEDKKIYNNNNGEGEKSSGKEVSQGRRDVLKAMASVPVLGAMAYGVYKKKQIENKNRNASEIFRFKSDVAPYASIPSDAPVIKIGIVGFGIRGAQLMQALGFATPGYVEDLIKQAKADSDNTRYRDFMEQEDLRVEITAVCDIFDVYGNDAIKAGANIHREGVNGKHGPEPKRYLNYKELLSAPDVDAVVIASPDHWHGTMAMDAIMAGKHVYLEKPMTWTVPETYKLRSIVKSNPQLVFQLGHQNRQIEAYERARQIIEKGLLGKVSLIETGTNRNDPNGAWVYPIHEQATSKNIDWKQFEGDTGRIKEYMDYMTSAGLLKYVGPEPREKFSLERFFRWRCWWDYSTGLSGDLLTHEYDAMNQILNLGIPSSASSSGGVYFFKDGRTVPDVLQTVFEYKDRDLTMLYSATLANQFNRSRKIMGHDATMEVGNTLTVTVDPRSEQYSDKIDKGIIKPGEPFYSYIPGQSVDAVSTATEKYFAERGLLFSFISGKRYNTTFLHLKEWLDCIRNGKQPSCGIDQGFEEAITAHMGTRAYLEGRTMYWNKEKEEITRG; the protein is encoded by the coding sequence ATGGACGAAGATAAAAAGATATATAATAACAATAATGGAGAAGGGGAAAAATCATCAGGCAAAGAAGTATCTCAAGGGCGCCGTGATGTACTCAAGGCGATGGCCTCTGTCCCGGTATTAGGGGCGATGGCATACGGAGTGTACAAAAAAAAACAGATTGAAAACAAAAACAGAAATGCTTCTGAGATTTTTCGATTCAAGAGTGATGTAGCACCCTATGCTTCCATACCATCGGATGCCCCGGTTATTAAAATAGGTATTGTCGGTTTCGGCATCAGAGGTGCTCAGCTGATGCAAGCTCTGGGATTTGCTACTCCCGGCTATGTTGAAGACCTTATTAAGCAGGCAAAAGCAGACTCTGACAATACTCGTTACCGTGATTTTATGGAACAGGAGGACTTGCGTGTTGAAATTACTGCTGTTTGTGATATTTTTGATGTCTATGGTAATGATGCTATAAAGGCAGGAGCAAATATACACAGGGAAGGGGTGAACGGGAAGCATGGCCCGGAACCGAAGCGATACCTTAATTATAAGGAACTGTTGTCTGCACCGGATGTTGATGCTGTAGTAATTGCATCACCCGATCACTGGCATGGTACCATGGCTATGGACGCCATAATGGCGGGCAAACATGTTTATCTTGAAAAGCCAATGACCTGGACCGTACCAGAGACCTACAAGCTCCGCTCGATTGTGAAAAGTAACCCTCAGCTAGTATTTCAGTTAGGACACCAGAACAGGCAGATTGAAGCCTACGAGAGGGCACGGCAGATCATTGAAAAAGGGTTGTTGGGCAAAGTTTCTTTGATAGAGACCGGTACAAACAGGAATGATCCTAATGGCGCATGGGTATACCCAATACATGAACAGGCTACATCTAAAAATATTGACTGGAAACAATTTGAAGGAGATACCGGCCGTATAAAAGAGTACATGGATTACATGACTTCGGCAGGATTACTAAAATATGTAGGGCCAGAGCCCCGCGAAAAGTTCAGTCTTGAAAGATTTTTCCGATGGCGCTGTTGGTGGGATTACAGTACAGGTTTGAGTGGAGATCTTTTAACACATGAGTATGACGCAATGAACCAGATACTTAATCTGGGTATACCTTCATCTGCAAGCTCTTCGGGAGGTGTCTATTTCTTTAAGGACGGACGAACCGTACCGGATGTATTGCAAACGGTATTCGAATACAAAGACAGGGACCTGACAATGCTCTACTCAGCAACACTGGCCAACCAGTTTAATCGCAGCCGTAAGATCATGGGCCATGATGCTACCATGGAGGTTGGAAACACTCTTACCGTTACCGTAGACCCCAGGTCTGAGCAGTATAGTGATAAAATAGACAAGGGAATCATAAAGCCCGGTGAACCATTTTACTCATATATACCCGGACAGAGTGTTGATGCTGTGTCAACTGCTACCGAAAAATATTTTGCAGAACGCGGGTTGCTCTTCTCATTTATAAGTGGAAAGCGATATAACACTACCTTTCTGCACCTTAAAGAGTGGCTGGACTGCATCAGAAACGGAAAGCAACCTTCCTGCGGTATCGATCAGGGCTTTGAAGAGGCAATTACGGCTCATATGGGAACACGTGCCTATCTCGAAGGCCGAACCATGTACTGGAATAAAGAAAAAGAAGAGATAACAAGAGGATAA
- a CDS encoding carbamoyl-phosphate synthase domain-containing protein, protein MQRERPVRLILVSGTAFHGWSFGAREAASGEVIFNTAATGYRESLTDPSGKGQILTLIYHIIGNNEVPAHSETDVISDFFGPGYLHLAPLILMCYSREYSHLSSEMGFSGYRIINDTQLSANNCLTNAFVRSLSKAGNQIIAVKHWRGYN, encoded by the coding sequence ATGCAGAGAGAAAGACCGGTGCGATTGATCCTTGTAAGCGGTACGGCTTTTCACGGATGGTCGTTTGGAGCCCGAGAGGCAGCATCGGGAGAGGTGATTTTCAATACAGCTGCTACAGGGTACCGGGAAAGCCTGACGGATCCCTCTGGTAAAGGCCAAATATTAACACTCATATATCACATAATCGGAAATAACGAAGTTCCCGCGCACAGCGAAACAGACGTGATTTCCGATTTTTTTGGGCCCGGATATCTACATTTGGCTCCCCTTATCCTAATGTGCTACTCCAGAGAGTATTCGCATTTGAGTAGTGAAATGGGATTTTCAGGCTACCGAATTATTAATGATACTCAGCTTTCTGCCAATAACTGTTTGACGAATGCTTTTGTTAGGTCACTCAGTAAAGCCGGCAACCAGATTATAGCTGTAAAACATTGGAGAGGGTACAATTAA
- a CDS encoding AMP-binding protein: MTQNTFLGSIEQSIRNHWNMPAMTDFNGKTFYYKDFALEIDRLHDFFKSAGIERGDKISVCGRNSANWAIVFFATLSYGAVSVSILHEFDKESVQFIVNHSDSKMFFVDENIWGEVDETTIPKVETVFSLDNFSLIKTASKEFEVFVQNAPAFFEKKYEKGFFVNDISFRTDKPEELAVINYTSGTTSSPKGVMIPYRSLWSNTKFANDNLEFIFSGDNIVCMLPMAHTYGLAFEVLNSISMGCHIHFLGKTPSPKILLETFAKVKPKLILAVPLIIEKIVTRNVLPKLKHGAAGTLVKIPLLNYIVHAKVRKLMMAFFGGNLVEVVIGGAALNSDVEKFLRKIRFPYTVGYGMTECGPLISYSFWTEFKERSCGKVVDRMQVRIDSEDPQNVVGEILTKGANVMLGYYKNEEATKKSFTKDGWLKTGDLGTLDKDNYVFIRGRNKNMILGPSGQNIYPEEIEEKINAYTYVSESLVIEENEKLIALIVPDKDTLQEHGVNEPKIIPFLEQLINEVNSKLPSYSRITSIRIQEEEFEKTPKRSIKRFKYQK; encoded by the coding sequence ATGACCCAAAACACTTTTTTAGGCTCAATTGAGCAAAGTATTCGAAATCATTGGAATATGCCGGCCATGACCGATTTTAATGGCAAAACCTTTTATTACAAAGACTTTGCCCTTGAAATAGATCGGCTGCACGACTTTTTTAAATCTGCTGGGATAGAACGTGGGGACAAAATCTCGGTGTGTGGTAGAAACTCCGCCAACTGGGCTATAGTCTTTTTTGCAACTCTCTCTTATGGCGCTGTCTCGGTAAGCATACTTCATGAATTCGATAAAGAGAGCGTACAGTTCATAGTGAATCATTCCGATTCAAAAATGTTTTTCGTGGATGAGAATATCTGGGGCGAAGTTGACGAAACCACCATCCCCAAAGTGGAAACTGTTTTCTCTCTCGACAATTTCTCACTCATAAAAACTGCCTCAAAAGAATTTGAAGTGTTTGTGCAGAATGCACCTGCATTTTTCGAAAAAAAGTATGAGAAGGGTTTCTTTGTCAACGATATCTCTTTCCGTACCGATAAACCGGAGGAACTGGCTGTCATCAACTACACTTCGGGAACAACAAGTAGCCCTAAAGGTGTGATGATACCCTACCGTAGCCTGTGGTCGAATACTAAATTTGCCAACGACAATCTGGAGTTTATTTTTTCGGGCGACAATATTGTATGTATGTTACCAATGGCACATACGTATGGACTGGCTTTTGAAGTTCTCAATTCCATATCAATGGGTTGCCACATCCATTTTCTGGGGAAAACCCCTTCTCCGAAAATACTGCTCGAAACATTCGCGAAAGTTAAACCAAAGCTGATTCTTGCCGTTCCACTCATAATAGAGAAAATTGTTACCAGAAACGTTTTACCCAAGCTGAAACATGGAGCTGCCGGGACACTAGTTAAAATACCGCTGCTAAACTACATAGTGCATGCGAAGGTACGAAAATTGATGATGGCATTTTTCGGCGGGAACCTGGTAGAGGTTGTTATTGGTGGTGCTGCACTCAACTCAGACGTGGAGAAGTTTCTCCGGAAAATCAGATTCCCATACACCGTTGGGTATGGTATGACTGAATGCGGTCCACTTATCTCCTACTCCTTCTGGACTGAGTTCAAAGAGCGTTCATGTGGAAAAGTTGTGGACAGAATGCAGGTGAGAATTGACTCCGAAGATCCACAGAACGTTGTTGGAGAGATTCTCACAAAGGGTGCAAATGTTATGCTGGGATATTATAAAAATGAAGAGGCAACAAAGAAGTCGTTCACAAAAGACGGATGGCTAAAGACTGGTGACCTGGGTACTCTGGACAAAGACAATTACGTCTTTATCAGGGGACGAAATAAAAACATGATACTGGGACCTTCGGGGCAAAATATCTATCCCGAAGAGATTGAAGAAAAAATTAACGCTTATACCTATGTTAGCGAGTCACTAGTGATTGAAGAAAATGAAAAACTTATTGCTCTTATTGTACCCGACAAAGATACATTACAGGAACATGGAGTTAATGAACCTAAAATAATACCCTTCTTAGAGCAACTGATAAACGAGGTTAATAGCAAACTGCCATCATACAGCAGGATAACCTCCATCCGCATTCAGGAAGAGGAGTTTGAGAAGACACCCAAACGAAGTATAAAGCGATTTAAATATCAGAAGTAA
- a CDS encoding glycosyltransferase family 4 protein, translating to MNKIAIIGNYPPRRCGIATFTKDLNEGLKAKGVSTGVVAMNDGLNRYNYSEDVVFEIEQNVMASYINAAEYLNSNNFDAVIVQHEFGIYGGLNGIHILQLLKRLRIPVITTLHTVIDNPTDNQRKVISELARVSQKLVCISQKGIELLRTVYGIPASGCVHIHHGVHHYKTKNVSHLRQKLGVENKKVLLTFGLLSRNKSIEVVIKALPKVVEKYPDTVYIVLGATHPHVVKHEGEDYRLMLIRLVNKLKLEKHVIFINRFVTNEELFSYLELCDIYVIPYLGEKQISSGTLIYTMGAAKPIISTPFWYAKEMLAEERGLLFDFNNSDQLTAHINDLLENEDKRQTIARNAFNLAKECYWPMIGKQYYELTDQIIAEDKIRAITEPSQVMESKFVLPPIKLDHLRVLTDYTGILQHARYNVPDRNHGYCTDDNARALLLSVMLQNEVQDVDEVTRLTGTYLSFIDYAYNPAISKFRNLMNYERKWLDDQGSEDTTGRVAWALGYTTAYTDVCNFHHHANYLFGKVWKSVGTLTHPRALSYAALGLAYHAKAHGEEAVIERLKHCVKKLCDLFDQPIGSEWRWFEEKVSYANNRIPHALIHAGMLLNDESVIQRGLKVLDWLIEKQFHDGIFSPIGNHGWLTPHGKAAFDQQPLEANGMIDACLQAEEFVKDGTYADYALKAFYWFTGENDRGESLYDFATGGCRDGLQANGVNLNQGAESTISWLMSLMSISFFLRNKNDLLV from the coding sequence ATGAATAAGATTGCAATAATTGGGAATTATCCTCCCCGTAGATGTGGCATTGCCACATTTACAAAAGACTTAAATGAAGGATTGAAGGCTAAAGGCGTATCCACCGGCGTGGTAGCCATGAACGACGGTTTAAACCGGTACAATTATTCTGAAGATGTGGTGTTTGAGATTGAGCAGAATGTGATGGCATCCTACATCAACGCCGCTGAATATCTGAACTCGAATAATTTTGATGCAGTGATTGTGCAGCATGAGTTCGGAATTTATGGCGGCTTGAACGGCATACACATTCTCCAACTGCTGAAACGTTTACGGATCCCTGTAATTACCACGCTGCACACCGTGATCGATAATCCCACCGACAATCAGAGGAAGGTGATCAGTGAGCTTGCACGCGTCTCCCAAAAGCTGGTATGTATCTCCCAAAAAGGCATTGAATTGCTGCGGACCGTGTACGGGATTCCCGCCTCCGGTTGTGTACACATTCACCATGGGGTTCATCATTACAAAACCAAAAACGTTTCCCATCTCAGGCAAAAGTTGGGAGTAGAAAACAAAAAGGTGTTGCTTACCTTCGGCCTTCTCTCCAGAAACAAATCTATTGAGGTGGTTATCAAAGCGTTGCCAAAAGTCGTGGAGAAATACCCGGATACTGTCTATATTGTGCTGGGCGCTACTCATCCCCATGTCGTGAAGCATGAGGGGGAAGATTATCGGCTCATGCTCATCAGACTCGTAAACAAGTTAAAACTGGAAAAGCATGTGATCTTTATCAATCGGTTTGTCACCAATGAGGAGCTCTTCAGTTACCTGGAACTGTGCGATATCTATGTGATTCCTTATCTGGGTGAAAAACAGATCTCCTCGGGGACACTGATCTACACCATGGGAGCTGCTAAACCCATCATCTCTACCCCCTTCTGGTACGCCAAAGAGATGCTTGCCGAGGAGAGAGGCCTGTTGTTTGACTTTAACAACTCAGATCAGCTGACAGCGCACATCAACGATCTGCTGGAGAATGAGGACAAAAGGCAAACGATTGCCCGGAATGCATTCAACCTGGCCAAAGAGTGTTATTGGCCCATGATTGGCAAACAGTATTATGAGCTTACTGACCAGATCATTGCGGAAGACAAAATCAGAGCCATCACTGAGCCATCGCAGGTGATGGAATCAAAGTTTGTCCTTCCGCCCATCAAACTGGATCACCTCCGTGTCTTAACAGACTACACCGGTATTCTGCAACATGCCCGGTATAATGTGCCCGACCGAAACCACGGGTATTGTACGGATGATAACGCCAGGGCACTGCTCCTGTCGGTAATGCTGCAGAATGAGGTGCAGGATGTGGATGAAGTGACCCGGCTCACCGGCACCTATCTTTCATTCATCGATTACGCTTACAATCCTGCCATTTCGAAGTTTAGAAATTTGATGAATTATGAAAGAAAATGGCTTGATGACCAAGGATCGGAAGACACTACGGGGAGAGTGGCGTGGGCACTTGGATACACGACGGCCTATACCGATGTATGCAATTTCCATCATCACGCCAACTACCTGTTCGGGAAGGTGTGGAAATCGGTCGGAACGCTGACTCATCCCCGGGCGCTGTCATACGCTGCATTGGGATTGGCTTATCACGCAAAAGCGCATGGGGAAGAAGCAGTGATTGAAAGGCTGAAGCATTGTGTAAAGAAACTGTGCGACCTGTTTGATCAACCCATCGGATCGGAATGGCGCTGGTTTGAAGAAAAGGTGAGCTATGCCAACAACCGCATCCCCCACGCATTGATCCATGCCGGGATGTTGTTGAATGATGAATCGGTGATTCAACGCGGATTGAAGGTGCTGGACTGGCTCATTGAAAAACAATTCCATGATGGCATCTTTTCCCCCATAGGCAACCACGGGTGGCTTACCCCGCATGGCAAGGCAGCGTTCGATCAGCAACCCCTCGAGGCCAACGGCATGATCGATGCTTGTCTTCAGGCAGAGGAGTTTGTAAAGGACGGCACCTATGCCGATTATGCACTGAAAGCATTTTACTGGTTCACGGGAGAAAATGATCGTGGAGAGTCTTTGTATGATTTTGCAACAGGCGGCTGTCGCGACGGACTGCAGGCAAATGGTGTGAATCTCAACCAGGGGGCAGAGTCCACCATCTCATGGCTGATGTCTTTGATGAGCATCTCGTTTTTTCTGCGCAACAAGAATGATTTACTGGTATGA